In a genomic window of Helianthus annuus cultivar XRQ/B chromosome 10, HanXRQr2.0-SUNRISE, whole genome shotgun sequence:
- the LOC110902514 gene encoding early nodulin-like protein 1 has protein sequence MGSSRFFMLCFIAGLVSFSMNVDAHEPKEFLVGGKENSWRIPTTPNVLNEWAEKQRFKVGDVLVFKYDSKTDSVLIVEEGDYKKCNKMKPIQQYNDGITRIKIVESGAFFFISGANGHCEKGEKLEVKVLSHKHSSPPPSLPPKSSPSMVPPPAQTPAESPNSSAVAPNVRIIGVSTMIMAIWTCFMIVF, from the exons ATGGGTTCGAGCAGATTTTTTATGTTGTGTTTCATAGCGGGTTTGGTTTCGTTTTCGATGAATGTTGATGCGCATGAACCAAAAGAGTTTTTGGTTGGTGGAAAAGAGAACTCGTGGCGTATCCCAACAACTCCTAATGTGTTAAATGAATGGGCTGAAAAACAGCGGTTTAAAGTCGGAGATGTGCTAG TGTTTAAATACGATTCGAAGACGGATTCAGTGTTGATTGTGGAGGAAGGAGACTATAAAAAATGTAACAAGATGAAGCCGATCCAGCAATACAACGACGGCATCACCAGGATTAAGATTGTCGAATCGGGAGCATTCTTCTTCATTAGCGGCGCTAATGGACATTGTGAGAAGGGTGAAAAACTCGAGGTTAAGGTTTTGTCTCACAAACATAGCTCTCCCCCGCCGTCTCTACCTCCTAAAAGTTCGCCGAGTATGGTTCCTCCACCCGCACAAACTCCAGCCGAATCTCCAAACTCTAGCGCGGTCGCACCAAATGTCAGGATCATTGGTGTTTCCACCATGATTATGGCTATTTGGACTTGTTTTATGATTGTTTTTTAA